One region of Longimicrobium sp. genomic DNA includes:
- the glyA gene encoding serine hydroxymethyltransferase: MQDALRAADPDIHRLIGEEAARQEHQLEMIASENFVSRAVLEAMGSVLTNKYAEGYPGKRYYGGCEVVDEVERLAQERLLRIFGAEHANVQPHSGAQANMAVYFALMEPGDTLLGMNLSEGGHLTHGSPVNFSGRLYKVAAYGVRPDDHRIDYSALRDQAMQVRPKVIVAGASAYPRQIDFEVMGEIARESGAKLFVDMAHIAGLVATGHHPSPVPFADVVTSTTHKTLRGPRGGLILSRAEYAKAVDKQIFPGVQGGPLMHVIAAKAVAFGEALRPDFSVYSGRVIENARALAEGLMERGFTLVSGGTDNHLVLVDLRSKGVTGKVAEKALDRAGITVNKNTVPGETESPFVTSGIRIGTPALTTRGLGLDEMRAIALLIDRVVTAPDDETVSNTVRGEIREMCDRFPLYADWVRV; the protein is encoded by the coding sequence ATGCAAGACGCGCTGAGGGCCGCAGATCCGGACATCCACCGCCTGATCGGCGAAGAGGCCGCCCGGCAGGAGCACCAGCTGGAGATGATCGCCTCGGAGAACTTCGTCTCCCGGGCGGTGCTGGAGGCGATGGGCTCCGTGCTCACCAACAAGTACGCCGAAGGGTATCCCGGAAAGCGCTACTACGGCGGGTGCGAGGTGGTGGACGAGGTGGAGCGGCTGGCGCAGGAGCGCCTCCTCCGCATCTTCGGCGCCGAGCACGCCAACGTGCAGCCGCACAGCGGCGCGCAGGCCAACATGGCCGTCTACTTCGCGCTGATGGAGCCCGGCGACACCCTGCTCGGGATGAACCTCTCCGAGGGGGGGCACCTGACGCACGGCTCGCCGGTAAACTTCAGCGGGCGGCTGTACAAGGTGGCCGCGTACGGCGTGCGGCCGGACGACCACCGCATCGACTACTCCGCCCTGCGCGACCAGGCGATGCAGGTGCGGCCCAAGGTGATCGTCGCGGGCGCCAGCGCGTATCCGCGGCAGATCGACTTCGAGGTGATGGGCGAGATCGCGCGGGAGAGCGGCGCCAAGCTGTTCGTGGACATGGCGCACATCGCCGGGCTGGTGGCGACGGGGCACCACCCGTCCCCCGTCCCCTTCGCGGACGTGGTGACCTCGACGACCCACAAGACGCTGCGCGGACCCCGCGGCGGCCTGATCCTGTCGCGCGCCGAGTACGCCAAGGCAGTCGACAAGCAGATCTTCCCCGGCGTGCAGGGCGGCCCGCTGATGCACGTGATCGCCGCCAAGGCGGTCGCCTTCGGCGAGGCGCTGCGGCCGGATTTCTCCGTCTACAGCGGCCGCGTGATCGAGAACGCGCGGGCGCTGGCGGAAGGGCTGATGGAGCGCGGCTTCACCCTCGTCTCCGGCGGCACCGACAACCACCTGGTCCTCGTGGACCTGCGCAGCAAGGGCGTCACGGGCAAGGTGGCCGAGAAGGCGCTGGACCGCGCCGGCATCACCGTCAACAAGAACACCGTCCCCGGCGAGACGGAGTCGCCGTTCGTGACCTCGGGGATCCGCATCGGCACCCCCGCGCTCACCACCCGCGGCCTGGGCCTCGACGAGATGCGCGCCATCGCCCTGCTCATCGACCGCGTCGTCACCGCCCCCGACGACGAGACGGTTTCCAACACCGTCCGCGGCGAGATCCGCGAGATGTGCGACCGGTTTCCGCTGTACGCGGATTGGGTGCGGGTGTGA
- a CDS encoding type II toxin-antitoxin system VapC family toxin yields MSAVLVDSNVLLDFLNDDPAWSDWSTEALNRYEAESELVINPVIYAEVSVQFAQVAELDDLLPTSRFRRDPLPYEAAFLAGKSHLAYRRRGGERRSPLPDFYIGAHASVHQMRLLTRDTRRYRSYFPWLDIISP; encoded by the coding sequence GTGAGCGCCGTTCTGGTCGACAGCAACGTGCTCCTAGACTTCCTGAATGATGATCCCGCGTGGAGTGACTGGTCGACGGAGGCGCTGAACCGCTACGAAGCGGAATCGGAGCTGGTGATCAACCCGGTGATCTACGCCGAAGTGTCGGTTCAGTTTGCCCAGGTCGCAGAGCTCGACGACCTGCTCCCGACTTCGCGGTTCCGCCGTGATCCGCTCCCGTACGAGGCGGCGTTCCTGGCGGGGAAGAGCCATCTGGCCTACCGCAGACGCGGCGGTGAACGCCGGTCGCCGCTGCCCGACTTCTACATCGGCGCGCACGCATCGGTTCACCAGATGCGTCTTCTCACGCGCGATACGCGGCGGTACAGAAGCTACTTCCCCTGGCTGGACATCATCTCGCCCTGA
- a CDS encoding AbrB/MazE/SpoVT family DNA-binding domain-containing protein, translating to MKIGADGQVTIPQHMLDKLGLLPDSEVELTVVDGGVLVRKVWKKSGDFRSYLDSIRGSLKGGMTTDEVMALTRGDE from the coding sequence ATGAAGATCGGCGCGGACGGACAGGTTACGATTCCGCAGCACATGCTCGACAAGTTAGGGTTGCTGCCGGACAGCGAGGTGGAACTCACCGTCGTGGACGGCGGGGTGCTGGTGCGCAAGGTTTGGAAGAAATCTGGGGATTTTCGCTCGTACCTCGATTCGATCCGCGGCAGCCTCAAGGGCGGGATGACCACCGACGAAGTCATGGCTCTCACGCGGGGTGACGAGTGA